A region of Dioscorea cayenensis subsp. rotundata cultivar TDr96_F1 chromosome 5, TDr96_F1_v2_PseudoChromosome.rev07_lg8_w22 25.fasta, whole genome shotgun sequence DNA encodes the following proteins:
- the LOC120262051 gene encoding NAP1-related protein 2-like isoform X2, protein MVAAADKGKRSKVEDGVESSDPVDGELVLAIEKLQEVQDELEKISEEASDKVLEVEQKYSEIRKPIYSKRNEIIQSIPDFWLTAFLSHPALSDLLNKEDEKILKHLVSLDVDHSDVKAGYSITFNFSPNPYFEDTKLTKSFSYSDEGTTSVTGTTIKWKEGMNIANGVAHEKKGKKRPIAEQRLVSILDFFSWFGETQDKSPSSMIFDEVAEIIKEDLWPNPLKYFNNEADEDDFEEDEEDDEDDDEEDEVVCSTTGEGLR, encoded by the exons ATGGTGGCGGCGGCGGACAAGGGAAAAAGGTCGAAGGTGGAGGACGGCGTGGAATCCTCGGATCCGGTCGATGGGGAGTTGGTGCTAGCTATCGAGAAGCTGCAAGAGGTCCAAGACGAGCTTGAGAAG ATTTCTGAGGAAGCAAGTGACAAGGTTTTGGAAGTGGAACAGAAATATAGTGAGATACGGAAACCCATCTACAGCAAGCGGAATGAGATCATCCAGTCCATTCCAGACTTTTGGTTAACTGCT TTTCTAAGCCATCCTGCACTCAGTGATCTGTTGAACAAGGAAGATGAAAAG ATTTTGAAGCATCTGGTGTCACTTGATGTTGACCATAGCGATGTTAAAGCAGGCTACTCCATTACTTTT AACTTCTCCCCTAACCCATATTTTGAAGACACAAAGCTTACAAAGTCATTCTCCTATAGCGATGAAGGAACAACTAGTGTAACTGGAACAACCATAAAATGGAAGGAAGGAATG AACATTGCAAATGGCGTTGCTCAtgagaagaaggggaaaaagcGGCCTATTGCTGAGCAAAGGCTAGTTTCTATACTTGA TTTCTTCAGCTGGTTTGGCGAAACACAAGATAAGAGTCCGTCATCGATGATATTTGATGAG GTGGCAGAGATAATAAAAGAAGACTTGTGGCCAAATCCTCTCAAATACTTTAACAAT GAAGCTGATGAGGATGATtttgaagaggatgaagaagacgaTGAGGATGATGACGAAGAAGATGAG GTTGTATGTTCTACGACAGGAGAAGGGCtccgatga
- the LOC120262051 gene encoding NAP1-related protein 2-like isoform X3, which produces MVAAADKGKRSKVEDGVESSDPVDGELVLAIEKLQEVQDELEKISEEASDKVLEVEQKYSEIRKPIYSKRNEIIQSIPDFWLTAFLSHPALSDLLNKEDEKILKHLVSLDVDHSDVKAGYSITFNFSPNPYFEDTKLTKSFSYSDEGTTSVTGTTIKWKEGMNIANGVAHEKKGKKRPIAEQSFFSWFGETQDKSPSSMIFDEVAEIIKEDLWPNPLKYFNNEADEDDFEEDEEDDEDDDEEDEEKGSDEDEDDEGGSG; this is translated from the exons ATGGTGGCGGCGGCGGACAAGGGAAAAAGGTCGAAGGTGGAGGACGGCGTGGAATCCTCGGATCCGGTCGATGGGGAGTTGGTGCTAGCTATCGAGAAGCTGCAAGAGGTCCAAGACGAGCTTGAGAAG ATTTCTGAGGAAGCAAGTGACAAGGTTTTGGAAGTGGAACAGAAATATAGTGAGATACGGAAACCCATCTACAGCAAGCGGAATGAGATCATCCAGTCCATTCCAGACTTTTGGTTAACTGCT TTTCTAAGCCATCCTGCACTCAGTGATCTGTTGAACAAGGAAGATGAAAAG ATTTTGAAGCATCTGGTGTCACTTGATGTTGACCATAGCGATGTTAAAGCAGGCTACTCCATTACTTTT AACTTCTCCCCTAACCCATATTTTGAAGACACAAAGCTTACAAAGTCATTCTCCTATAGCGATGAAGGAACAACTAGTGTAACTGGAACAACCATAAAATGGAAGGAAGGAATG AACATTGCAAATGGCGTTGCTCAtgagaagaaggggaaaaagcGGCCTATTGCTGAGCAAAG TTTCTTCAGCTGGTTTGGCGAAACACAAGATAAGAGTCCGTCATCGATGATATTTGATGAG GTGGCAGAGATAATAAAAGAAGACTTGTGGCCAAATCCTCTCAAATACTTTAACAAT GAAGCTGATGAGGATGATtttgaagaggatgaagaagacgaTGAGGATGATGACGAAGAAGATGAG GAGAAGGGCtccgatgaagatgaagatgatgaggggGGGAGCGGCTAA
- the LOC120262051 gene encoding NAP1-related protein 2-like isoform X1 yields MVAAADKGKRSKVEDGVESSDPVDGELVLAIEKLQEVQDELEKISEEASDKVLEVEQKYSEIRKPIYSKRNEIIQSIPDFWLTAFLSHPALSDLLNKEDEKILKHLVSLDVDHSDVKAGYSITFNFSPNPYFEDTKLTKSFSYSDEGTTSVTGTTIKWKEGMNIANGVAHEKKGKKRPIAEQRLVSILDFFSWFGETQDKSPSSMIFDEVAEIIKEDLWPNPLKYFNNEADEDDFEEDEEDDEDDDEEDEEKGSDEDEDDEGGSG; encoded by the exons ATGGTGGCGGCGGCGGACAAGGGAAAAAGGTCGAAGGTGGAGGACGGCGTGGAATCCTCGGATCCGGTCGATGGGGAGTTGGTGCTAGCTATCGAGAAGCTGCAAGAGGTCCAAGACGAGCTTGAGAAG ATTTCTGAGGAAGCAAGTGACAAGGTTTTGGAAGTGGAACAGAAATATAGTGAGATACGGAAACCCATCTACAGCAAGCGGAATGAGATCATCCAGTCCATTCCAGACTTTTGGTTAACTGCT TTTCTAAGCCATCCTGCACTCAGTGATCTGTTGAACAAGGAAGATGAAAAG ATTTTGAAGCATCTGGTGTCACTTGATGTTGACCATAGCGATGTTAAAGCAGGCTACTCCATTACTTTT AACTTCTCCCCTAACCCATATTTTGAAGACACAAAGCTTACAAAGTCATTCTCCTATAGCGATGAAGGAACAACTAGTGTAACTGGAACAACCATAAAATGGAAGGAAGGAATG AACATTGCAAATGGCGTTGCTCAtgagaagaaggggaaaaagcGGCCTATTGCTGAGCAAAGGCTAGTTTCTATACTTGA TTTCTTCAGCTGGTTTGGCGAAACACAAGATAAGAGTCCGTCATCGATGATATTTGATGAG GTGGCAGAGATAATAAAAGAAGACTTGTGGCCAAATCCTCTCAAATACTTTAACAAT GAAGCTGATGAGGATGATtttgaagaggatgaagaagacgaTGAGGATGATGACGAAGAAGATGAG GAGAAGGGCtccgatgaagatgaagatgatgaggggGGGAGCGGCTAA